The genomic stretch TAAACTTAGTAATCTATCGTGTATGTTTTCATATGCTTTCAGATAATAACTTGGGAGATTTGAATCAGCATAAGACAATAGCTTAGCTTGGTATTTCACCAAATGCTTATGCTCTAGATGCATTGCTTCAATACCTTGTTCATTCAATTCTTGGATGCTTTCCTGTGAACCCTTTCTCGACAATACAAATAGTTTGGTGTACGATGATTCAGATAATGGATTGCTTTGTTTCAATTCACTAGATACACCCACTTCATTCAACAAAGACTTGGCGGCTTCTTTCCTAATCTCAACAAGGGCTTGAATTGTGCTCCATCTAGACCAGCAACTCTTCAAGTATAACTTGGCCGGCTTGGTAAGCTCCTTTTCCAGTACATTCAGTTCGTCAACAGCATCTAGATCCTTTACCCTTTTTTTTATGAACTGATACAGCATCTCTAATAATGGCCTTGCACGATATGTTGTTAGCAAAGCCATTATAACTCTATATACAATCTTTATCCTGTTTTCGTTTCCGAAACCTTGCTGCAATTCCTTTGCCCTCAGATACCATTCTTTATTATTTGTAGCGAAAACACCGCCACCCAAACTGAAAAGGTTCTTAGTTAATGTAAAACAAGATATATCCCCCATTTGTCCGGCAGCAACACCATCATAGCTTGAGCCATAGCCTTGAGCACAATCTTCAATTAGCACAAGGTTATACTCATCCGCGATCTGCCTCAGGGCGTGCATATCACAGGGGAATCCACCAAAATGTATAGCTTGAATGGCTATGCTTTCCTTACGTATTCCAGCTTTTACCGCGTTCGGATCAAGTGTCCAATCGTTCTGCTTCACATCATGAAAGAATATCTTGTTTTCTGATGCAATAATTGGCAAAAGAGCAACCTTACAAGTAAGAGGGCTGGTATGAACCATCCCTCTTTTCCCAATGGCTTTGTATGCTAGATATAGAGCGCTCCTGCATGAAGAAGTGAAAAGAATATGCTTCTTACCTGTCAGAGTTCTGAACTTATCTGCCAATTTGGCTTCAGCATTGAAACATACCAATGTCTTAATCAAGTCCAGAATACCAAAATGGGGACTATAATATGGAATCATCTGGTCTTTATGAATCTCCCCATTAGTAGC from Candidatus Cloacimonadota bacterium encodes the following:
- a CDS encoding DegT/DnrJ/EryC1/StrS family aminotransferase encodes the protein MIPYYSPHFGILDLIKTLVCFNAEAKLADKFRTLTGKKHILFTSSCRSALYLAYKAIGKRGMVHTSPLTCKVALLPIIASENKIFFHDVKQNDWTLDPNAVKAGIRKESIAIQAIHFGGFPCDMHALRQIADEYNLVLIEDCAQGYGSSYDGVAAGQMGDISCFTLTKNLFSLGGGVFATNNKEWYLRAKELQQGFGNENRIKIVYRVIMALLTTYRARPLLEMLYQFIKKRVKDLDAVDELNVLEKELTKPAKLYLKSCWSRWSTIQALVEIRKEAAKSLLNEVGVSSELKQSNPLSESSYTKLFVLSRKGSQESIQELNEQGIEAMHLEHKHLVKYQAKLLSYADSNLPSYYLKAYENIHDRLLSLPVAEDTLNKSKHLQLINAMRMINE